One Streptomyces sp. ML-6 DNA segment encodes these proteins:
- a CDS encoding VOC family protein: MATRLVQINMKAQDDSALGRFWAEALGWGVDSEAPGVTNLEPVGFAYPDPAAVCIDLIARPETKTVKNRVHLDLATTSTAHQEELVARLKDLGATLADVGQGDVPWTVMADPEGNEFCVLEPRPIYQDTGPIAAVVVDCTDPRRMAQFWGQAMDWTLHEVTDDHASMRSAKGVGPYLEFIPTPDTKSVWNRVHLDVRPYPGDDPEAEEARLRALGAADPGIDQSAISWTILTDPEGNEFCLLAPG, from the coding sequence ATGGCAACAAGACTCGTGCAGATCAATATGAAGGCCCAGGACGACTCCGCGCTCGGCCGGTTCTGGGCAGAGGCACTCGGCTGGGGTGTCGACAGCGAGGCCCCCGGCGTCACCAACCTCGAACCCGTGGGTTTCGCCTACCCCGACCCCGCGGCCGTCTGCATCGACCTCATCGCCCGCCCGGAAACCAAAACGGTGAAGAACCGGGTCCACCTTGATCTGGCCACCACCTCGACCGCCCACCAGGAGGAATTGGTCGCACGCTTGAAGGATCTCGGCGCGACCCTCGCCGACGTAGGGCAGGGCGACGTTCCCTGGACGGTCATGGCCGACCCGGAGGGCAACGAGTTCTGCGTCCTGGAGCCCCGCCCGATCTACCAGGACACCGGACCGATCGCCGCGGTGGTGGTCGATTGCACCGACCCACGGCGGATGGCCCAGTTCTGGGGCCAGGCGATGGACTGGACGCTGCACGAGGTCACCGACGACCACGCGAGCATGCGATCCGCCAAGGGCGTCGGTCCCTACCTGGAGTTCATCCCCACCCCCGACACCAAGAGCGTGTGGAACCGCGTCCATCTCGACGTCCGCCCCTACCCCGGTGACGACCCGGAGGCAGAAGAAGCCCGGCTGCGCGCCTTGGGTGCCGCCGACCCCGGTATCGACCAGTCCGCAATCTCCTGGACAATTCTGACCGACCCGGAGGGCAACGAGTTCTGCCTCCTCGCTCCTGGCTGA